The Chitinophagaceae bacterium genomic sequence ATTTTTCAAATAATTACTGGCTGTTTGGTCATATAATATAGATAGATTTAATCTATAACTTACATTATTAGGATTCTGCGTTAGTGATTTTTCTATCTTTTCTATTGCTTCGTCTAATCTATTAAGGGTAAGATATAAGTTTATTTCTTCCTTAGCAAAGTCCGCATTAAGAGGGTATTTTTCTTTTGCTTTTCCTAATATTTCTAATGCTTTCTCATCTTGTTTTTCACTTCTGAGAAGATTAATATAGTATGTAAAAACATCTTCATTTGCTTTGTTTATATCCACTAATTGAGAATAAAACTGCATCGCTTCGGGATATAACTTTGCTTGTTGTGCCATTATAGCCCCATTCAAAAGAGAAAGCGTATCGTTGGGTTTTATCTGTTGTGCTATAGCAAATTGTTTATATCCGTTGATATAATCTTTACTATTATTGTATTCTACCCCCTTATTAATTGCTTTTCCCCACATAAGTTCTATTTCTTGACGCATGGTTTCATAGTCAAGATTTGAGGGCTTCATAAGGCTCAGAGCTTTTCTGTATGAATCTGCCGCTTCTTTCCCCGCGTTTTGAGAAAGATTTTGTATTGCAGGATCATCACTGTTATAAATAGCCCCATAAATATCTCCTCTTGTTTTCCATGCTGCCGGCTTCTGTGCTTGCTTTTCTATTTTTATCACAGAATCTATTTCTAATTTAGCACCTGCGATATCTGGTTTTACCAAAAGATTTTGTGCTCTAAACAAACTACCTTTTTGCCCATATACAGCTGTGCTTAAAAGAATAGTAAAAAATATTCCTAAAAACAATAATGCTCTATTCATTTTGATGTATTTAATTATTTTATATGATATGTAAGTTTAATTTTAATAAATAATAAAATTCTTTAAAAATTATTTTTGATAAATTAGTTTTCTATTTACTTTTTTAACAATCTATTCTTTTTTTTATGTAATAACATTCTTTTTTTTATTAAAAAATTAAAAATAATAGATTAAATACCTTGTTTTTTTAATATAATACTCCTTAAAATAGAGATAAAAAATATCCAAACACCCGGTCTGTTTATATAATGAATTACTTGTTTTACATGCGTAGAAGTTTTTGTTAATGACTATTATGCTGTACGTATCCTAAAAATATTTTCATTTCTTCGTTTTTTTTTAGTATTAAAATATAATCTACACTTAAAAATCGTGGTATCTGTTGATTGAAGTATAAGATTGCAAGTAAAAAAAATGAGGAAATGGATTTTTTTTGAGAAAAAGAGAAGGAAATGTAAAAGTTTCTAAAAAAATATATCTTTGTAAAAACATATTTTTTTTCACTCACTCATACATTACAATGCTGAATACAATATCTATAGGTAGTGACCATGCGGGCTTTGAGTACAAACAAAGCATTATCTCTTTTCTTCAAACAAAAAAATATATTATAAAGGACTTCGGAACTTATAGTATGGATTCGGTAGATTATCCCGATTTTGCACATCCTGTGTCCTCTTCTGTTGTCCAAAAAGAATATTCATTTGGAATACTTATTTGTGGTAGCGGGAATGGGGTAGCTATTACGGCTAATAAATATAATGGTATAAGAGCAGCAATCTGTTGGAATGAAGAACTTTCTATTCTTGCGAGGCAACATAACGATGCTAATATACTTTGTATCCCTGCAAGATTTGTTTCCATAGAAATGGCACTTCGTATAGTAACATTATTTTTAGAGACCCCTTTTGAACAAGGAAGGCATAAAAAAAGAGTAGAAAAAATTAATAAAAACAATACTTTCCTATAAAAAATTATATTTACTATTTGTATAACTTTTTTGAAAATTTACATACATAAATTAAAAAAATATGGGACGTGCATTTGAGTACCGAAAAGCGAGAAAATTAAAACGATGGGGAATGATGGCAAAGACCTTTACCCGCATAGGAAAAGATATTGCTATTGCCGTAAAGAATGGGGGAGTGGATCCTCATACCAATGCTCGGCTGCGAGCGGCAATCCAAAATGCCAAAACAGCAAATATGCCAAAAGAAAATATTGAGAGGGCTATTAAAAAAGCATCTTCCAAGGATGAAAAAGAGTATAAAGAAATTGTTTATGAGGGATACGGTCCTCATAAAGTAGCCATAATTATTGAAACCGCTACAGATAATCCCACTCGCACAGTTGCCAATATCAGAAACTATCTTACCAAATGCGGAGGGAGTTTAGGCACTACGGGTTCTCTTGATTTTCTTTTTGAAAGAAGATGTATTTTTAAGATACACAAAGATGAAAGTATTCATGTAGAAGATTTGGAACTCGCAGGCATAGATTCGGGAGTAGAAGAGGTAGAATTAGAGGAAAATAACACTATTATTTTAGGCGGAAAGTTTGAATCCTATAATCTTATCCAAAAATTTATAGAAGAACAACATTACCAAATTATAAGTTCAGAATTTGAAAGAATTCCTCTTACTACGAAGCAAATCTCTCAAGAACAAGAAGAGGACTTACAGAAACTCTTCTCTAAATTAGAGGAGGACGAGGATGTGCAAAATTATTTTCATAACAGTAATTAAAGATTTTTTATGAGGCAGTATCTGTTTCTTTTTTTTTTATGTACTATTTTCAATGGGTATTGTCAGTATATTCCTTCAGATTATTGGCATGAAGGGTTTGTCATAACTCTTGAATATAATGACACCTTATCGGGTTCTATAAAATACGATTTATCTCAAAATATTATACAGATAAAAAAAAGAGATAAAATAGCCACCGTAAGTAGTAGAAATATTTTATATTATAAGATATTTGACGAAAAGAATAAATATTATCGTATATTTTATTCTCTTGACTTTTCTACGGAATCTGGTTATAAAGTCCCCATGTTTTTTGAACTTATTCAAGAAGGAAGGATTAGTTTGTTAGCCCGAGAGTATATAGTTTCTGAAAATATAAGTTCTTTCGCTAACCCATACTCAAATTATGGAAATACAAATAGAAAAAGAGTGGAATATACTTTTTATCTTTTAAATAAAGTAGGTGATATAACTATTTTTAAAGGGAGCAAAAAAGAGATGTCTCCTATAATGGAAGATAAATGGAAAGAAGTCGAAACATATATAAAGCAAAATAATCTATCTTACAATACTCTTTCGGATGTTACAAAAATAATTTCGTATTATAACTCTCTTTATCAAATTAACTATCAAGAATAATATTTTTCATTTACTATTTATTATGAATAACAGAGATGTTTTTGGAAGAGTAATCACTATTTTTTTTACATTTTTTTTTATGCTTATTGTCCGTACTACCCGATGCCAGCATATAGAATTTGGAACGGGGATAGGAGCTTTAGGTTATATTGGCGATATAAATAGAGGTGTATATCCTAAAAATTTTAGCTTAGGGGTTGATGTTTTATTCCGAGCGAATCACAGTAATGTAGTGAGTACTCGATATTCTTTATTAGTAGGGGGGTTGCAGGGGAGTGATGATAATTTTGTAGATATATTAGGAAAAAAAAGAGGTTCGTCTTTCAAAACAAGTATAACAGAAGTTTCGGGAGTTATGGAATATTATTTTTTAGATTACAAAAATATCCATTCTCCTATTAGATGGTCTCCTTATCTCTTTGGAGGATTGAGTTTTTTTCATATTCCAAGGGAAGAAAATAATTTTTTGAGCAATGTTCGTTTTGGGATTCCTTTTGGAATTGGTTTTAAACAGCTCATAGGACAAAAATATGCAATAAGTATAGAAGGAGGACTGAGAAAATTATTTACGGATGATATAGACGGAGTATCTGATGGTTCTGTTTATATAAAAAATTATCAATACGGGAATCCCAATGACAATGATTGGTATTATTTTATAGGTATTTCTTTTGTATATATTTTATATAATACTCGTTGTAATTATGAATATAAACCTGTACACTATAGACAATAAGATGATAGATTTTTCCCTTGTTCCTTCCCCTTGTTATGTAATGGATGAGTTTTTGCTCCGTAAAAATTTAGAGTTAATGCACTCTATTCAAGAGAGAGCAGGAGTAAAAATAATATTGGCACTCAAAGGGTTTGCTCTCTGGGGAGCTTTTAGAAAGATAAAAGAGTATTTACCAGGGGCAACCGCAAGTTCTCTTCACGAAGCCATGCTTTGTTGGGAAGAGATGGGGGTAAAACCCCACACTTACTGCGTAGCTTACAGAGAAGAAGATTTTGATACAATAGCATCTCTCAGCAGCCACATTACTTTTAATTCTATTTCTCAGTATAATACATTCAAAAATAGATTAAAAACCCTATCGTCTAAAGTTTCCTGTGGTTTACGAATAAACCCCGAATGCTCGGACGTAAAATATGATATTTACAATCCCTCTTCCCCTCAATCCCGATTAGGTATAACCATTGAAACATTTCCTGATACAATACCTGATGGAATAGAAGGTCTCCACTTTCATACCCTTTGCGAATCCAATTCTTACTCTTTAGAAAGAGTAATGGAATCTGTAGAAAAAAAATTTAGCTGTTTTTTAAAAAATATTCGTTGGATAAACATGGGAGGAGGGCATCTTATGACAGATAGCAATTACCATGTAGAACATCTTATAGATATTTTACAAAAATTTAGAAACAAATGGGGAATAGAAATTATTTTGGAACCTGGTGGCGCAGTAGCATGGGAGACAGGTTTTTTAGTAGTAAAAATATTAGATATTGTAGAAAACGGAGGAGTAAAAACGGCAATTTTAGATACTTCTTTTTCCTGCCACATGTCCGATTTTTTAGATATGGGCAACAAACCAAAGATAAAAAATGCTTTCACAGAACCCATACCTCATGGTATCCCATACAGGATGGGAGGGGTTACGTGTTTAGCAGGTGATTTTATGGGAGATTATTATTTTCAAAAGCCCCTTCAAATAGGAGAAAATATTATTTTTGAAGATATGATACACTATACTATGGTAAAAACAACCACTTTTAACGGTATAAAACACCCTTCTATTGCCATTTGGAGAGAAAACAACACTTTAGATATAATAAAACAATTCGGTTACGAAGATTACAAAAACAGATTGTCATAACTAACCATTAATTTTTATCACTCTTTATGATACAATTAAAAATACATCTCTTTACATTAGTGCTAAAACAAAAATTTACTATTTCATACCACTCACGCGATACTCAAAATACACTCATAGTAGAGTTAGAAAAAAACGGTATAAAAGGATTTGGGGAAGCGACAGAAAATTCATATTATCAGGTCAGCACTGATGATATGATACATCAGATAGAGTCAGTAAGAGAAATAATAGAAATGTATGAGTGGAAAGATCCCAATACATTCTACAATATTTTACAACAAACTCATAAGCTCAGTTCCTTTGCACTATGTGCTTTAGATATGGCTTTTTATGATTTATTTACAAAAATTATAGGAAAACCACTCTATAAATTTTTAGGATTAGATATTTCTGCTCCTCTTATTCATACCAATTATACGATAGGATTAGATAGTATAGAAGTGATGAAACAAAAAATGAGAGATACCCCTTGGGATATTTATAAAATTAAATTAGGAACTACTCAAGACATCAACATTATAAAAGAATTGAGAAATTGTACCTCAGCAATATTTCGGGTAGATGCAAATGGTGCTTGGGGAAAAGAAGAAACTATAGCGAATAGTAGATTATTAGCAGCTTTAGGAGTAGAATTTATAGAACAACCCATGAAAGCAGAAACCCTAGAAGAAATGGAAATAGTTTATAAAAACAGTGAGCTTCCTATTATAGCAGATGAAAGTTGTGTAAAAGAAGAAGACGTTTCTACCTGTCATAAAAAATTTCATGGAATTAATATTAAACTTACGAAATGTGGCGGCATAACCCCCGCTCTCAGTATGATAAAAAAAGCAAGAGCATTAGATTTAAAAGTGATGGTAGGATGTATGACAGAAAGCACTGTTGGAATATCTGCCATAGCGCATTTAGTTCCACTTTTAGATTATGTAGATATGGATGGAGCATTGCTTCTCAAAGAAGAAAGTGATCCCGCAAATGGTGTCCAAATAACATCAAAAAAAATTATATACCCCGATGTAAATGGGACAGGAGTCACTTTAAAAATATAAAAAAAATAACAATATGAAAGAATTACAAAAAGAAGAAGAAAATTGGGATATAGTAATCCATGCAAATAAAAAAGTAGTATCTTTACGTTTACGAGATACTTGGAGGTATAGAGACTTATTATTTTTGTTGACCCGAAGGGATTTCGTAGCTTTTTATAAGCAGACAGTTTTTGGTCCTGTTTGGTTTTTTGCCCAACCCATTTTTATGACCATTACTTATGTGTTTATATTTGGACGACTTGCGGGGATGGGAACAGATGGCATACCTCATACATTATTTTATTTGACGGGAGTAACCGCTTGGACTTTTTTCTCGGAGTGCTTTACCAAAACATCCACAGTATTCAGAGATAATGCTTCTATGTTCGGTAAAGTATATTTTCCCAGAATAATAATGCCTTTAAGTATAGTGCTTTCTACTTTTATTAAATTTATCGTGCAGTTTATACTCTTGTTGGGAGTATATGTTTATTATATTATAAATGGTATGGACATAGCATTCACTTGGTATACTCTTTGTTTGCCCATTATTCTCATACTGATAGCAATGCAAGGATTAGGATTAGGAATGCTTATTTCGTCTATGACTACAAAATATAAAGACCTTTCATTTTTAGTCACCTTTGGAATCCAAATCTTAATGTATGCAACCCCTGTGGTATACTCTCTTTCGGGCATGTCGGAAAGAGGACGTTTTTTTTTGATGTTTAATCCTATGACATATCTTTTAGAAGGATTTAGAAAGTGCCTCTTGGGAATAGGTATCTTTAACGTATATAATCTCATGGTAGTGATGGGTATTTCAGGGATTATTTTGTTGCTTGGGGTTATTATTTTTAATAAAATGGAAAAAAATTTTATAGATACCGTATGAAAAAATACTATATTACATCGTTTATTTTTGTATTAATAGGAGTGGGAATATATTTTTTTTATCCCAATGAACAATATTACAAGACACTTATTTACAAAGAACGAGAGGAGAAAAATACCTTTATGCGTTCATCAGACAATTCACCGCTGAAAGGAAAAGATTTAAAAAAACTTCACTACTATCCCGTAGATATTTCTTATCGTGTTCTTTCCAAAGTCCATTTTTTAAAAAAAAAAAATTTCATAGAAGTTATGAGTAGTGATAATAACACTGTTTTTTTTGAAAAAATTGCTTCGGTAGAGTTTTATTTAAAGGGAAAAACACATTCACTCATCCTTTTGAAAAACACAGATTCTCAAGAATATTTTATTCCATTTTTAGATTCCACCAATGAAACAGAAACATATACGGGAGGAAGGTATCTACCCGTAGAAATAAAAAAAAATACCAAAGAAATATTGTTAGATTTTAATAAAGCATACAATCCCTATTGTCACTACGATAGCACTTACACTTGCCCCATTCCTCCCGCAGAAAATTTTATACAAGCATACATACGGGCAGGCGAAAAATTATACACATTTATCCATTAAAAAATGAATACATTTATTCAAAAATATTTCCAAGGAGACCGCGTGATATGGCTCATATTTTCTTTTCTCTGTATGTTCAGTATAGTTATTGTATACAGTGCATCGGGGACGATGAGTTTTAGAAAAACAGGTGATACAGAATATTTTCTTTTCAAACATATAATAACCACCGTGATATGCTTTTTATCTGCTTGGGTAACCCACAGAATTGACCATAGAATGTACCTAAAACTCTCTCATTTTACTCTCTTAATATCTATAGCTTTACTTATTATCACTTGGCAATCAGGAACTATCATTAATAACGCATCTCGATGGCTTACCATTCCATTCATTAATCAAAAATTTCAACCATCAGACATAGCAAAGTTAGCACTTTTTGTAAAAGTTTCTCTGATACTCGCAAAACATCAAGAGGATGAAGAATCTATCAAAAAAACATTCATTCCCTTGCTATTTTGGATATGTATTATTTGCGGAATTATTGCCCTTGCCAACTTCTCTACAGCTATTTTAATCTTTTTTACATGTATGGTGATTATGTTTTTTGGGCGAATACCTCATAGATATTTAGGACGTCTGTTTTTATTCGGAATAGTAGTCGCTTCCATATCACTGATTTGGGGGGAAAGAGGGGAAACAGTAAAAAAAAGAATAACCGCATTTATACCCATCATTACCAATAGCGATAGTATTCCTTACCAAGCCACAAATTCTTACATAGCCATAGCAAATGGAGGATATTTCGGTGAAGGATTGGTCAATAGCACTCAAAAAAACACCCTCCCACACTCCCCATCTGATTTTATTTATGCTATTATAATAGAAGAATTGGGACTGCTCGGAGGAGTGGTTATTATTTTTGCTTACTTAGCTCTTTTTTACAGAGGGATGATTATATTTATAAAATCGGAAAGCACATACGGAGGTTTTTTAAGTGCTGCTCTCAGCTTTTGTATAGTATTACAAGCCATGATTCACATAGGAGTAACGGTAGGGTTAGGTCCTATAACAGGTCTTCCGCTGCCTCTTATAAGTATGGGAGGAACTTCGCAAATTTTTATGGGGGTAGGAGTAGGTATGATACTGAGTGTGAGCAGAAGTAATGAAACAACAACACAAAGCATAGAAGAAGAAAAACTTTCATAGATAGAAGAAATCTTCCGAATATTCAATTACCTTTTTCTACTTAACATAATGTAAATTATATAACAAAAAATGAACTTTTTTTACATATTTTTTTTTATATTATTCCACCGTTAGTGTTTCTAAAATTTTTTCTAAAGAATCGTAATTTTTATATCCTATTTTTTCTTCGTACCCACTGTTGAGACAGATACCTGATATTCGTTTTTTTTCTACATATTCTGTTATTATGGGTTCTGAAAAATTCTCTGATAGGAGAATTTTATACGGAGATTGCTTTAGATATTGTTTGATTGCCTGTTCATCTCCATTGTGTTCAGCAATAATTACATAATTAATAGCAGGTGAAAATGGTAAGACAAATAGTTTTTCTAAAGGCAATTTTAGGATAAGAGGAATATTTGTTTTTTCTAACATGGGAATAAGTTCATCATCATCTGTTTCTAAAAAATCTAAAACATATCTTGATAGACAATTATGTTGGAATATATCTTGAGCAATGGGTTTATATATTTCCCCTACAAAAGAAACCCCTGCTACCCAGGAAGTAATCTCTATAAATTTTTG encodes the following:
- the rpiB gene encoding ribose 5-phosphate isomerase B; this encodes MLNTISIGSDHAGFEYKQSIISFLQTKKYIIKDFGTYSMDSVDYPDFAHPVSSSVVQKEYSFGILICGSGNGVAITANKYNGIRAAICWNEELSILARQHNDANILCIPARFVSIEMALRIVTLFLETPFEQGRHKKRVEKINKNNTFL
- a CDS encoding DUF1684 domain-containing protein; this encodes MKKYYITSFIFVLIGVGIYFFYPNEQYYKTLIYKEREEKNTFMRSSDNSPLKGKDLKKLHYYPVDISYRVLSKVHFLKKKNFIEVMSSDNNTVFFEKIASVEFYLKGKTHSLILLKNTDSQEYFIPFLDSTNETETYTGGRYLPVEIKKNTKEILLDFNKAYNPYCHYDSTYTCPIPPAENFIQAYIRAGEKLYTFIH
- a CDS encoding DUF6089 family protein; this translates as MNNRDVFGRVITIFFTFFFMLIVRTTRCQHIEFGTGIGALGYIGDINRGVYPKNFSLGVDVLFRANHSNVVSTRYSLLVGGLQGSDDNFVDILGKKRGSSFKTSITEVSGVMEYYFLDYKNIHSPIRWSPYLFGGLSFFHIPREENNFLSNVRFGIPFGIGFKQLIGQKYAISIEGGLRKLFTDDIDGVSDGSVYIKNYQYGNPNDNDWYYFIGISFVYILYNTRCNYEYKPVHYRQ
- a CDS encoding YebC/PmpR family DNA-binding transcriptional regulator, which gives rise to MGRAFEYRKARKLKRWGMMAKTFTRIGKDIAIAVKNGGVDPHTNARLRAAIQNAKTANMPKENIERAIKKASSKDEKEYKEIVYEGYGPHKVAIIIETATDNPTRTVANIRNYLTKCGGSLGTTGSLDFLFERRCIFKIHKDESIHVEDLELAGIDSGVEEVELEENNTIILGGKFESYNLIQKFIEEQHYQIISSEFERIPLTTKQISQEQEEDLQKLFSKLEEDEDVQNYFHNSN
- the nspC gene encoding carboxynorspermidine decarboxylase, which translates into the protein MNINLYTIDNKMIDFSLVPSPCYVMDEFLLRKNLELMHSIQERAGVKIILALKGFALWGAFRKIKEYLPGATASSLHEAMLCWEEMGVKPHTYCVAYREEDFDTIASLSSHITFNSISQYNTFKNRLKTLSSKVSCGLRINPECSDVKYDIYNPSSPQSRLGITIETFPDTIPDGIEGLHFHTLCESNSYSLERVMESVEKKFSCFLKNIRWINMGGGHLMTDSNYHVEHLIDILQKFRNKWGIEIILEPGGAVAWETGFLVVKILDIVENGGVKTAILDTSFSCHMSDFLDMGNKPKIKNAFTEPIPHGIPYRMGGVTCLAGDFMGDYYFQKPLQIGENIIFEDMIHYTMVKTTTFNGIKHPSIAIWRENNTLDIIKQFGYEDYKNRLS
- a CDS encoding FtsW/RodA/SpoVE family cell cycle protein encodes the protein MNTFIQKYFQGDRVIWLIFSFLCMFSIVIVYSASGTMSFRKTGDTEYFLFKHIITTVICFLSAWVTHRIDHRMYLKLSHFTLLISIALLIITWQSGTIINNASRWLTIPFINQKFQPSDIAKLALFVKVSLILAKHQEDEESIKKTFIPLLFWICIICGIIALANFSTAILIFFTCMVIMFFGRIPHRYLGRLFLFGIVVASISLIWGERGETVKKRITAFIPIITNSDSIPYQATNSYIAIANGGYFGEGLVNSTQKNTLPHSPSDFIYAIIIEELGLLGGVVIIFAYLALFYRGMIIFIKSESTYGGFLSAALSFCIVLQAMIHIGVTVGLGPITGLPLPLISMGGTSQIFMGVGVGMILSVSRSNETTTQSIEEEKLS
- a CDS encoding ABC transporter permease, encoding MKELQKEEENWDIVIHANKKVVSLRLRDTWRYRDLLFLLTRRDFVAFYKQTVFGPVWFFAQPIFMTITYVFIFGRLAGMGTDGIPHTLFYLTGVTAWTFFSECFTKTSTVFRDNASMFGKVYFPRIIMPLSIVLSTFIKFIVQFILLLGVYVYYIINGMDIAFTWYTLCLPIILILIAMQGLGLGMLISSMTTKYKDLSFLVTFGIQILMYATPVVYSLSGMSERGRFFLMFNPMTYLLEGFRKCLLGIGIFNVYNLMVVMGISGIILLLGVIIFNKMEKNFIDTV
- a CDS encoding dipeptide epimerase, with the translated sequence MIQLKIHLFTLVLKQKFTISYHSRDTQNTLIVELEKNGIKGFGEATENSYYQVSTDDMIHQIESVREIIEMYEWKDPNTFYNILQQTHKLSSFALCALDMAFYDLFTKIIGKPLYKFLGLDISAPLIHTNYTIGLDSIEVMKQKMRDTPWDIYKIKLGTTQDINIIKELRNCTSAIFRVDANGAWGKEETIANSRLLAALGVEFIEQPMKAETLEEMEIVYKNSELPIIADESCVKEEDVSTCHKKFHGINIKLTKCGGITPALSMIKKARALDLKVMVGCMTESTVGISAIAHLVPLLDYVDMDGALLLKEESDPANGVQITSKKIIYPDVNGTGVTLKI